The sequence ACTGAATTAAGTCTCGCATCGTAAAAGAAACACTTTTCCTGCAATTTCGGATCTCACGGCTTTATTGAGCCATTCCCGAATCGGGGAGTCTCGCCTTCAGACAGGAGAAGGGGGTGCTCCATACTGGGAGTGGAAAGGGGAGGCTCACGTGGAAGCGAGCGGGGGAACGTTCTCAGTGGCTGACGTTGCGTTTCCATTTTACACGGTGGAGGGGATGGAGCGGCGCTTGGTAAGGCCTGTGGCCATTTCATTTACTTAACGCCACAAATGACAAGTtcaggttcaggtcccagcccctggcctgtgggtgtgaacccatgtgTAAAGAGGCCCTTTGACGGTGGTATTAGTTAAGgttgcccaaactgaatgaggtgaGCCTTAATCTAAGGGGGCTGAAGTCCTTAtgagcaaaggaaactggacacggaaaagaagctggaagtcaacggaaaacggaagagaaaggagacgcGCAGCGCCAGTGCGTTGCCTTGGGACGGAGAAGCCAAGGCGCCTGGGAGTGAGCAAGTCTTCTGGCCTCTGACACCCTGAGCCCGGAAGGTCAGCCAACCCTTGGTGTGGTATTAGTTTTAGCAGCCGGGAAACAAAACAATCCCCCGGGAGCTGAGGGTGCACCACCTGCAGCCCTCTGCCCACTGTCTGCCTCTGGACAGCAGGTCTCTCTCTAGGTGAGCTTCTGTTTCTAGGTTCTCGTTCTTTTCTGATGCTCTTGTCTAATCTTATACAAATACTTTCCTAATCTGAACAATAAGCTTGATTTCTGCCCGGGCCAGCCTTCTCATTCCCATCTTGCCTTCTCTCCGGCCTTGCCTTTCCATATCAATTCGATCGTCAGCTTGTTCACTTGGGAAGATTTTTGGGGGGAATCGGATATTGATTAGAAGTACATGAACCATAAGATAAATCCCACTCTCTCTCCAATTATTTCCtgcttcctttcctcccttttgGAGGGAGATTGCCTTTAAACTTCTATCCTTCTTAAAGTGAACGGAGGAGCTGATgcggctcaggggttgagcgccagcctcccattatgaggtcccaggttcagtctctAGCCCCGTGCCTCAGAGAAAACAACGCAACACAACCCTAAACTAAAGTGACCGGAAACACCCTGGTTTAGGGTCCTGgaaatctgggttcaaatcctacctTCTCACTGTGTGCCCTTGGCGTGGGAACTTCCCTCTCTGACCTAGAATTGTCTCCTCTGCAAAGGGGAGGATAAGAGCCAAAAGCTACTTCACAGCGTCTTTAGGAAGATTGAGGGGGATTATGCATATGACAGTTTAGAGCCCCGCGGGCCCCTCGGGCAGCAACTCCAGGAGCTTCCCTGTCTGGTTGCTTCGGTTTCCTCCTCTCCCGTTCTCCCGGGTCCGGCTTGATCTGTGGGCCCATCCCCACACCTGCGTGTGCAGACATTCCGCCGAAGCCGATCATATCCTGACTGGCCTTcagaaagttaattaaaaaaaaatatatatcaaacatTAAAACACGAGAAGACTGCTTTCTGCATGGAGGACCCTCATCTtccctgcggggggggggggggggagataggCCGCGCCAAGGGGCGACCTTGGAGGCTCCTCCTGGGCGACGGGCGCAAGCGTCGTCCTATGGGTAAGCTCCCCAACAACAGACATCCAAAGActtggctttctttctttctttttattttaaagttgttATTTCCAATCTCTCTGGATCTCCCCGGGCCGCGTTTCCGCAGGGCAGCGACCCGCGGGGCGCGGAGAACCCGCCCCGCCGCGCAGACCCGCCCGCCGCCTCGGCGGGAGAAGGAGCGGCCCTGGGTGCCCCGCGCACGCCCCCGCCCGCCTCCCCCGCTGCTCCAGGAGCGCGCGGCCCCGCCCTCCCCAGGGGGCCCCCCACGCCCCCGCCGTCCCGCCAGGGAGATCCTTCCATCAGCATGAACTCCAgggcgcccccaccccactccccagcaGCTCCTGCCTTTTCTCGCTTTCGGGGCAAAAGTgcgccccccctccccgccccggggCGCGCCGATccccgcgccgcgcgccccggAAGCCGCTCGGGTTTCACCCTCCTGCGCCCGCCCTGCCGACCCGGAGGCCGCTGCTcgggccttctctctctctctccttaaaAAACGAGACGTAATTCACTCACCAGGAGACCCACCCTTCTCAGTCCCCGAGCCCCGGCTTTTTCGTGTGTGACGACAGTGCGCCTGCGCCACCACCGTGCACTCCCCAACCTCCTCTCCCGCTCAGAAGGAACCTCACCCCGGCGGGCAGCTAGCCCCGGTTCCCCACGCCCCAGCCCcggttcccccaccccccagccccggtTCCCCACGCCCCACCCCCGTTCCCCACGCCCCAGCCCCGGTTCCCCACGCCCCAGCCCCGGTTCCCCACGCCCCAGCCCCGGTTCCCCCACGCCCCAGCCCCGGTTCCCCCACGCCCCAGCCCCGGTTCCCCCACGCCCCAGCCCCGGTTCCCCCACGCCCCAGCCCCGGTTCCCCCACGCCCCAGCCCcggttcccccaccccccagccccggttccccaccccccagccccggcAAGCCCAAGTGTGCTTCCTGGCTCTGGCTTGGCCTCTTCTGAACGTTTTGCGTCGGTGGATTCATACGGTGGtgttttgtgtctggtttgtggACCCGCCGGGCTTCCAGAAGTCTCCCCGGTGGTGGCGTGTTTCAGCATGTCACTCGTGCTGTGGCTGAATAACGGGCCTGTGTGTGCCAGACCGCGCCCTGCTCACCCACACATCCACTGATGGACGGGGGCtcccagcttttggctattgggaGTAGTGGTCAGGAACGTTCAGGTACAAGTTTTGGGGTGGACAGAGCTGTTCCCTTCTGCGGGGTTCGCACAGGTTTTACTTTTCTCTGGGGTAAATACCAAGGGGATTGCTGGGTCCTGTGCTTAagagtgtgtctttttttttttttgaggtacggggGAGTGACCCCAGGatctgtgtgggaagcaggcactcaatcactgagctacatcggctccctTTGACTCTATATGAAATGGCCAAACCGTTGTCCGGGGTGGCTGGAGCATTCTGCGTTCCCACCAGCAGCGCATGGGGGTTCTGGGTGCTTCGCAGCCTGGCGCCTGGCATTGCTAATTTTGGCTCTTCTAACAGGCGTGTAATGGTTTCCATAGCATTTGACCCATGAAGAGCCTCTCCTGAAAAGGATCTTGACTGGATTCCAAGGATGCTCCCCGGCTGGTTTTCCTCCTAGCCAGTCGGCTGTTCCTTCTCGATTTCATTTTCTGGCTCTTTTCCCTAAATCGCTGGAAAGCCCTCAGTGGTCAGGTCTCTCCTGTCTGCCCATGCCGGCTCCTAGGGTGGGAGCTCAGCCTGTCTCAGGGCGGCAAGTGCCAGCAGTGTTGAGGGGACTTCTGAATTTCCATCTCCAGCCCCAGGCCTCTCTTCCCCTGGAGCTCCAGCCCCACTTATCCGTGGTCTTATcatcccttctttttttaaaaagatttatttctcccccaccccccacccccccgttgtctgctctgtgtccattcgctgtgtgttcttctgtgtccgcttgcattcttgtcagtagcacggggaatctgtgtctcttttcattgggtcatcttgttgtgtcagctctccgtgtgtgtggtgccattcctgggcaggctgtgctttctctgcgcagggtggctctccttacggggtgcactccttgcatgtggggctcccctacatgggggacacccctagtggcatggcagtcctcgcgcacatcagcactgcacgtgggccagctcaccacaagggtcaggaggccctgggtttgaaccctggacctcccatgtggtaggcggacgctctatcagttgagccaaatctgcttcccttatcatCACTTCTTGGCAGTGCAAAAACTCAAACTTGACCCACTCGAAAACCAAAAGCCCAGTTTTCTTCCCCCAAATCATCTCACTTTAGTAAAAGGAGACTGTAAAATTAGGAACCTTGActtctcttaaaccttacatctaATCATCAGCAAATCCTGATTCCACCTTCGAAAGCTGTCCAGAATCCATCATGTCCCTCTGCTTCCATCGTCTCATCCCACCCTGGCCCACGCCAGCCTGGATGGTCCCAGCTGCCTCCTCGCAGGCCTTTCTGCTCCCGCCCTTGCCTGCCTTTATCAGATCAGGTCCCTCCTTGGCTCAAAACCTCCCCACTGCCCGGAACAATCGACTGCATCtgtgtgaaatgtccagaagcaGCAAATCtctagagatagaaagtagatcagtggttgccaggggctgggggaggtaGCAAGGGAGAGTTTTGGGGGGTGAGACTAATGAGTTCGGGTTCCTACTTGGGTggtaaaagtatttgaaaattgtGGTAGGGAATTGGCctaatggttagggtgtccacctatcacatgggaggtccgcagtacaaaccccgggcctccttgacccgtgtggagctggcccatgcgcagtgctgatgcgcgcaaggagtgccctgccatgcaggggtgtcccccgtttaggggagccccacgcgcaaggagtgcgccccgtaaggagagccgcccagcacgaaagaaagcgcagcctgcccaggaatggcgccgcccacacggagagctgacacaagatgatgcaacaaaaagaaacacagataaaaTTGTGGTAAAGGATGCACAGCTCTGTGAATATGCTAAAGAAACAcagttgtacactttaaatgggtaaattgtaCAGTATGGGAGTTGTAGCTCAATAAGGCTGTTATGccccccaaaagaaaaaatcctccCCACAGCTCCCATCTTGCACAGAGTAAGTTGGAAGTCCTCACCACCACCAGTCAGGCCCTGTGAgctgccccagcccccaccccaatcTCCCACTGTCCTCTGAGCTCATCTCTACCTCTCTCACGCTgatccagccacactggccttcttGCAGGTtccagcctcagggcctttgcacttgctattcCCTCTGCTTGGAAAATGCTTCCTCTAAAACTCCTCATGGCTCCCTCACTCCTTCAGGTCTCGGCTCAAATGCTACTCCTTTAGAGAAGGCCTTCCTTAGGATCCGCCTAGAATAGCAGTCCTGCCTGCCGGCTCTCCTTTCCCGCCCGctctgctttcttttcctccacCACACTCTTCCCTTCCTGACATTCTGTATGTGGACACATTCATTTATGCCTTGCCTCACCATCCTCTGGAGAACAGGTGCTTCTTGAGGGAGGGATCGTGCTGCTCACTGTGGTAACCGCCCCTGCCCTGCGGCACTACAACAGTGAGTGGCCATAGTAGGCGCTCGaggaacatttgttgaataaatggatCAATACAAGTTCTGCAACTTTCTGTCTCGGAGCTCAGCGTGGTGAGGGCTGTGTGCTGACTGACTGACTGACGGCAGGTAGCTGAGAGCTGTTTGTGGTAGACAGCATAATGGCCCCCCAAAGGTGTGCGTGTCGTCCCGAGCCTGTGACGCTGCTTCCTGGCATGCTAAAGGGCCCCTGGCAGCGGGACGAAGGGAAGGATGTTTGAGCGGCGATGGTCTCCTGACAGCCCAGGTGCGCCTGATGCCATCAAAGGGTCTTTATTAGGGCAAAAGGGAGGCAGGAGAGCGAGGTGTGGCCTCCTGAGGGTCTGCGCTTCCCAGGGAAGGGCTCAGAGACGGCTCGGGCAGGCGGGGACTGCGGGTTTTTTGGGGCTGCACACACACGCTCACAGCACCACACGACAACAGGACGGCGACCCGGCACACACCTCGGCCCCCAAGCTGGGGCCAGCGGGGAGTGGGAGGCAGCCTTCGCCCTTGTGTCCCAGACTTGGCTGGTCCCTTCCTCCTGGGCAGCTGAgggggggctgctgggggtgggcccCAGGCCCGGGCGGGGCAAGCGAGCGGGCGAGGCCGGGaatgggccggggcgggggcggctcgCGGGCCCTCACTCCAGCGACTGCAGCATCAGCAGCTGTTTCAGCACCTTCGTCTGGCTGGTCTCACGGATCTCGCCCGCCAGGAACATCTCGTCCACGACTGTGTagacctgaggggaggggagtgggggggcggtGGGAGCGGAGAGGACGCGGGGACACTGCTCAGGAGCGGGGGCCAGCAAGGGCACTGGGGAGGCAGAGGGGCCGCGGCCGCCCCCATTCCTTCCCCCACTCCCTTGGGCAGCCAGGGCCTACCTTATAGAAGTTGAACACCAAGTCCAGCTCACAGACATTGTGGAAATATTCATTTAAGACCTGGGAGAGGAAGACAGAGATGGTCAGAGATGGGCACAGGGGGATAAGATCACCAGAAAGAGATGGCAAAAAGTCGGAGATCGAGGGCAAATGCAAGAGAGTCAGACTGCTTGGagcagggaaggagaaggagggatGGATGGAGAGAACCAGGAACAAAGCATCGGATGACAGAAAAAGATGCAAAAAGGACAGGTGGACAAGGAAGGTGGAGAAAGATGAACAGGCAGGCAGAGAAAGAGACTAATGGGAGAGACGGAAAGAGATGGGTGGGGACAGAGAGACGGACACAGACAGTGGCAGAAAGACAAGAGTTGCCTGGAGCAGATATTAAAATGCCAGGTCAGTGGAGCCTGGTCATTTGAGAGTGGAAATGCACAAAGATGAGACTAACAACGGTGAAGAAGTTTCTAAGTGATCCTAAGCAGAAAAGCCCAGGAAATTAGAAATAGACTCATTCAAAGGCCGACTTTCAAATCCCTCCCTTTCCTTTGCCCCCAAGAGATAGAACAGTAAAGTTCCCACTAAGCTCTCAAAACCAGCCAACCAAACAAGAAGCCAGGGACAAAAGCAACGGTGAGGTCCCCCAGCCCCGATCAAGATGGGCGAGGGAGGCGCTACAGGGCGCTGTGTCTCGCGGAAGCGTAGAACCACGGGCTGGAGCTGGCAGAGACACCTTTtcaaaagctccagaaaacagtccGGGGACTGCAGCAACTGGGCAAGCGCCAAGTCAGGGAATAGGCCACTTGAGAGCAGTAGGCTCTCGGGGCGCCCAGCTGGCCTGCCCATTCCCGCCAGCTCCGTGGGCAGCCAGCCTGTGCCCCCAGGGCAGAGCCCGGCTCCTGGTTCTCGAGGGGACAGAGTAGCCCTGGTGCACACGTCGGCTGGCCCGCTCTGCCTGGTGCTGGCCTGCGGGGCTCGCCATTCCAGAGCTTGCCCTGGGCGTAGAAGGCACCccgagctctcctacagaacgaGGGCTGTGGGGGAGCCGTAGCGGGGCTGCCTGGGGGACGCTGGCACTATGAGGAAACCGCTTTCTAGGGAAGAGGGGGCATTCAGAACCCGACACTGGGGGCATCCCTCGGGCCAGGTGCCCACGACAGGGAGCATGGGCAGAGGAGCTGGGAGGCCCGCCCTCTGTAAGGACAAGCCCCGGAAAGAGAGCACTCTCCTCAGGTGGATCTGCAAAGCCTGGGAAgggtctttccttccctcctcctctttttttttttttttttttttttaattttttgttagtttctggCAGTCAGGGAAAGCTCTGTCGTAACACTGGCTGGATTCAAGTTTAAGGAACACAGGCCTGGGAGCCTAAATTCCactaataatacattaaaatataaaatgcccAAGTTTCAACAggagattacaaaacatacaaagaaacaggaagtcatggcccgggcaaaggagaagattaaagcctTAGAAACCATCAAAGGGGATGACCAGGCCCGGGGCATCCCAGACAGACTTCAAAAActagtcctaaatatgctcaaagagctaaagggaaACACGGACCAAGAACTAAGGGAGGTTAGTTAAATGAAAGATGGACAAAAACAGAATATccaaagagagatggaaattatgaaaaggaaacaaacagagctgaagatcacAGTGAGAGAAATTAAACATTCCTCAGAGGGggtcaacagcagattggagctggcagaaaaaaaagaatcagtgaacttgaagagaagacaattgaaatcatccgtTCTCAAGAACAGAGCCTAGGGACCATGTGGGACCCCATCAAGCATAACAATGCACATGTGGGAgtcgcagaaggagaagagtcAGAAGAAGGACTGGAGAGAATAGccgaagaaataatggctgagaacttccccaatttaaccaaagatatgaatatacacatccaaaatGCTCAATGAACTTTGaagaggataaacccaaatatacCCACAGGACAGTATGTTATCATCAAACTGtggaatgccaaagataaagagaattctgaaagccacagaagagaagcaacatgtcacatacgaGGGGGCCTTGATAAGATTACGTGCTGATGTCgtatcagaaaccacagaggcaagaaggcagtgggaagacatatttaaagtactgaaagcaaaaaattgccaaatgAGAATTCTGTACCCAGAAAAACTCTTTCAAAGATGAAGAgggattaagatattcccagataaacaaaagctgagggaattcatcaccactagactggccctacaagaaatactaaagggagttctgcagattgaaagcaAAGAACGCTAGACAACTGACTGAAgccacaagaaaaaagaaagatctgcAGTAAAGACAAAGATGTGGGTAAATacaaataccagtactattgtatttatgatttgtaactccactttttacttcctacaggatctaaaaggcaaatgcataaaatgtaatgaaaaatcaatagtgttgGATTCATAATGTACAAGTGTGTAATTAATGACAAGAACTACCCAAAAGTGGGTGGATGGAGGGGTAAAGGAACATAGTTtgcatatgctattgaagttgttAGGCTGGTACCAAAGCAAATgaaattgttatagatttaggatgttaaaattaAGCCCtatagtaaccacaaagaaaatatcaaagaatagtcaaactcagagacagaaagtagagtacaggtgaCCAGGGGTGGGGGCAATAGAGAGTTAATGGGAAATGAATAGAGGGTTTCAGTTTGGAGTGAAGGGCAAGTTCTAGAAACGGATGGTTGTGGGGGTactgcaacactgtgaatgtgattcatcccactgaatggtgtgcttgggagGGGCTAGGATGGGAAgacttacaatttaaaaaaaggaggagaaaCTAAAAAGATAATGACAGTTTAATGCAATACCTAATCCTGGATAGGCTCTAAGAACAGAGAAGAAAAggtcaaaaggacattattggacctaagaaaaaactggaatacaGACTGTAAACTTGACATCAACctttttttttgggggtggggggaggtactggggatcgaacccaagaCCTCAATGTTTTCTTGAACTTgttaactgcacttaaggtgaatatccttgttcataggaaatgtacatggaagtattatatgttcaaggagtatgatgtgtgcaacctgctcctaaatgttcagaaaagagaaagctagggaggcagatgtggttcaagtgatagagcttccgcatACCATATGGAAAAAcatgggttcaattcctggggcctcctggcgaaaaagaaggagagaaagcatgcctgcgtggtgagccagtgaccaTGCGAGTAtctgcctggtgagccagtgcccacgcaaatgagtcacacagcaagatgataacgcaacaaaagagagacaaaggggaaagtcgaggtgaagcacagcagaaaccaggaaccgaggtggcgcaattgacagggaaccaatctccacatcagaggtctataggatcaaatcccagtgaaccctagaggagagaaaatgagaagaggagacaatacagacagcaaaaacagcagggcaggaggaggggaagggggcaaaataaataaataaataaataaataaataaagctttaaaaaaagagagagagagaaaactagctagaatgatatggcaaaggaAGCAAATGTTTAAATAGGTGgttctgggtatctgggggacGGGGGTAGGTTGGGATTCTCTGGATGGGGttggtattatttttgcaactgtcccaTAACTCTaagattatttcaaaacaaaaaattattcagggaagtggacgtggctcaactgataagagcatccacccaccatatggagggtccagggtttgatccccagggcctcctgtcctgtgtggtgagcaggcccatgtgcagtgctgctaccgcacacaaggagtgccgtgccacgcaggggcatccccgcataggggtccaccacgcgcaaggagtgcgccccgcaaaggagagccacccgcgtgaaaaaagcgcagcccacccaggagtggcaccgcacatatggagagctgacgcagcaagatgatgcaacaaaaaagagacacagtttcctagtgctgcaggataatgcaagcggatgcagaagaacacacagcgaatggacacagagagcagacaatgcgggggaaggggagaggaataaataaatattttttaaaaagttattaaaaataaaagagcgcTAGGTGAGTAGAAAGAGACGGTCCCACAGAGGGGCGGGGTAGAGCGGTCTTTGCGCCTGCGGGGACCGGGCTGGCTCCCGcacaggagagccacccagcccgcccccccccctccccgcacaCACCTCCACGAAGTTGTGGATGGCCTCCAGGTAGGCGAGGTTGTTGTCGTTGACGTCCACGCAGATGCAGAAGTAGAGGCCAGCGTAGCGCCGGTAAATGATCTTGAAGTTCCGGAACTGTGGGGCAGAAAAGCCGTCAGCAAGAGATAGCACCAGGGACCCAGACATAACGAAACAGCCGCGGCCCTGGCTGCCTGAGTCTCCAAGGCCAGCGGGAGAGGCAGACCCATCCCCAGACAGTGATGGCTTAGAGTGGGCCATGCTGGGACAGGAACCCAGGGGCTGTGGGAGGCCATGGGGGCATCTGACCCAGCCTGCAGGGGtctgggagggcttcctggaagaggttaACATCTGAGTTGAGACCCAGAGCAGGAGGcctccaggcagagggagcagctTGTGCCGAAGCCAGAGTGGAAAGGGGGCCTGGCAGTTCCAACAGCATCCATCTGGCTTCCTGTCACCTCTGGGTAGCCAAATTCCTTGGCCTGGAACTCAGTCATTCCATAAACACTTCCAGAGCAACCACTGCGTGCCCGGCCCCAGGGGTCCACACCTTACCAAGACAGCCCTGGTTCTTTCCTCATTAAACTAATATGTAAAAACAGCATAATCCACCAGTAAATTCGCCGGCATGGGGCCGCAGACTCTTGCTCCAAACGCTGAAAACCTCTGCTCAAGTTCTGTGAGGCGTGCGGCGCCACCTGGTGGCAACTGCGAGAGTGGACATGAACGCTCAGAGCGTCCTTTTCCTTTCAGTTCATcctttattatgttttctaaGATCATTTCCGTGATGCCTCCACAcaatccatgaaaaaaaaaaaagcatgtatcAGGGTGTGtaatgtacctttttttttttttaaactgatacAGATAAATAATCCACATGTTTGAAGACCGCTCCTCTGGGGGTTCCACTGGGGGCCCCGCAGCCCGGCGGACTCGCCCTGGAGGTGTGCTACTGGCTTTCTGCCCTCGGTCAGCCCTCCTCTTTTCTTGGAGCCACCGGGCTCCCTCTTGCCCCTCTGGTTCCATCTCTGCAGCCACCGCTTCTGGTTTACCTTCCCAGGCTTCTCTGGGATGGGCCCCAGACCCTCAGCTTTCCCTGACGCTCAGATAAGtcccccccctgccccaggccaggTCAGCAGCCCCTAGGCCCccagcctctgcccctgccctgacCACTGTGGGCCGTCCCTGGCTGTCGGTCTCCCCCACTGTGCGTCCTGGGAGGGTAGGCCTGGGGCTGTCTCGGTCACTGCCGTGTCCCCAGCACTGCCCATCCCCAGGCCTGCCACAGAGGAGGCACCAAGGAGTGGCGAGGGAGGggatgaatgaacgaatgagAGAGAGTGCAAGGACCAGGCGTGGATCCCGGAAGAAGCGCAGGGCTGAGGGTCGCCCCGGCGCCCTCACCTGGCCGGCCTCCCCGGCTGCTCCTCCCTCCAGGCTGCTCCTGGTCTGCCCGGGCCTAACTGACCCCTCTGGTCCCTCGAAGGCGTGGGGTTCCCAGCATTCGGCGGAGGACCTGGCGCTGCTCGGGCACCCAGGTCCTCTCCCCTCGTTCTCTCCAGGACCTGCGTGCCTttcgcccccccaccccactggaCTACTCTCAGGGCCGCATCCAGTGGCCAGTCCCACCCTCCTGATGctgtcctccttccttcctcttggcTGCGAGGATACCTAGCAAGGAGGGCTTTCCCCGCCCTCCTCACGTCCTGCTTCCAGACGGGGGCCCAGCCCGGCCCTCTTCTCTGCTCTCCTGGCTATCCTCGCTCCCTGGAGCATCCCACGGCTTTAGCTAGCCACGTGCAGAGACTTCCACAACCTCGCCATCTGCCAGCCCTCCCTGAACTCCAGACACATGGCGCCCTCCTGGACGTCTCTGCTGGGATGTGTAATGGACACTGGC is a genomic window of Dasypus novemcinctus isolate mDasNov1 chromosome 18, mDasNov1.1.hap2, whole genome shotgun sequence containing:
- the AP2S1 gene encoding AP-2 complex subunit sigma isoform X1 translates to MEPEGQEGARWLQEKRRADRGQKASSTPPGRVRRAAGPPVEPPEERSSNMWIIYLYQFKKKKRYITHPDTCFFFFHGLCGGITEMILENIIKDELKGKGRSERSCPLSQLPPGGAARLTELEQRFSAFGARVCGPMPANLLFRNFKIIYRRYAGLYFCICVDVNDNNLAYLEAIHNFVEVLNEYFHNVCELDLVFNFYKVYTVVDEMFLAGEIRETSQTKVLKQLLMLQSLE